A part of Tessaracoccus timonensis genomic DNA contains:
- a CDS encoding carbohydrate ABC transporter permease, whose translation MKGIRMWKKWQGLLLVVPSILLVLVFVYGLIAQTFATSLAPLTKKTFAGNEQIVSPGGFSNYVTLLTDERYQRSLWNLLVLTIVFVGGTMIFGLLWALLLEKGVTGEGFFRSIYLFPMAVSFIASGLVWKWLLSPGIGDHEAIGLNRLFLMLGLPELQSKWWSDPGPFNMAAMALPAVWQLSGYVMALFLAGFRGISEDQREAARVDGATEFRIYRHVLFPQLSPIALSALIIIGHMSMKTFDLIYAIAGQNNYVADVPATLMWTQLFSQHNAPIAAANATVLLLIVALVVIPYLVYTNRTEKEGRR comes from the coding sequence CTGAAAGGCATTCGTATGTGGAAGAAGTGGCAGGGACTCCTGCTCGTCGTCCCGTCGATCCTACTCGTACTCGTGTTCGTGTACGGCCTGATCGCGCAGACCTTCGCCACGTCGCTGGCTCCGCTCACCAAGAAGACCTTCGCCGGCAACGAGCAGATCGTGAGCCCCGGTGGCTTCAGCAACTACGTGACGTTGCTCACCGACGAGCGCTACCAGCGCTCGCTGTGGAATCTTCTCGTGCTGACGATCGTGTTCGTCGGCGGCACGATGATCTTCGGCCTGCTCTGGGCGCTGTTGCTCGAGAAAGGTGTGACAGGTGAGGGCTTCTTCCGCTCCATCTACCTGTTTCCGATGGCGGTGTCATTCATCGCCTCGGGCCTCGTCTGGAAGTGGCTGTTGTCGCCTGGCATTGGCGATCATGAGGCGATCGGCCTCAACCGGCTCTTCCTGATGTTGGGTCTGCCGGAGCTCCAATCCAAATGGTGGTCCGATCCTGGGCCCTTCAACATGGCGGCAATGGCGCTGCCTGCCGTCTGGCAGCTCTCGGGTTACGTGATGGCGCTCTTCCTCGCCGGTTTCCGTGGGATCTCCGAGGACCAGCGTGAAGCTGCCCGCGTCGACGGTGCCACTGAGTTCCGCATCTACCGCCACGTGCTGTTTCCGCAGCTCTCGCCGATCGCGCTGTCGGCGCTCATCATCATCGGCCACATGTCCATGAAAACGTTCGACCTGATCTACGCGATTGCAGGCCAGAACAACTACGTCGCCGACGTGCCGGCGACCCTCATGTGGACCCAGTTGTTCTCGCAGCACAACGCGCCCATCGCGGCCGCGAACGCGACGGTGCTGCTGCTGATCGTCGCACTCGTGGTCATCCCGTATCTCGTCTACACCAACCGCACCGAGAAGGAGGGTCGACGGTGA
- a CDS encoding ABC transporter substrate-binding protein: protein MRFKTLVAFGMASVLALAGCAGGGTTGGGSEKTTEGMSKPADKPKEGGAGGDVGVFTWWAEGSEKVGLDALTAEFGKQFPNDKFVNLAVSGGAGSNAKAKLEADLQNNNPPDSFQGHAGAELFDYISNGQIEPVNDIIDELGGTKVFPENLITLLTVEDKIYSVPSNVHRSNVVWVNPAVLEKGGVAKEAPKDIDAWLADMEKLKAAGVQTPLAVGTAPWTQLHLFESVLLAEVGTDGYNKLFTDGDWNAPEVKAAVEKYGKLLTYANTGGADDWPQATDMVIDGKAAYNVMGDWAVAQFTQAGKKDGTDYLYWPTPGTDGTFLFLADSFTLPKGAKNPEGAKDWLRTIGSAEGQKAFNLAKGSIPARTDVATDEFPAYQQTAMKSFKEDKIASSIAHGAAAQMAWSADISTAVSKYWTDKNADAFHKALVDAAAKNR, encoded by the coding sequence ATGCGATTCAAGACTCTGGTCGCGTTCGGCATGGCCAGTGTGCTGGCACTGGCCGGCTGTGCGGGTGGGGGCACCACCGGCGGTGGCAGCGAGAAGACCACCGAAGGAATGTCGAAGCCGGCAGACAAGCCCAAGGAGGGTGGCGCGGGCGGCGACGTCGGCGTGTTCACCTGGTGGGCCGAGGGTTCCGAGAAGGTCGGCCTTGACGCGCTGACAGCCGAGTTCGGCAAGCAGTTCCCCAACGACAAGTTCGTCAATCTCGCTGTCTCGGGCGGCGCCGGCTCGAACGCGAAGGCCAAGCTGGAGGCCGACCTCCAGAACAACAACCCGCCGGACTCCTTCCAGGGCCATGCGGGCGCGGAGCTGTTCGATTACATCTCCAACGGGCAGATCGAGCCCGTGAACGACATCATCGATGAACTCGGTGGCACGAAGGTCTTCCCGGAGAACCTCATCACGCTGCTCACCGTCGAGGACAAGATCTATTCTGTCCCGTCCAACGTCCACCGTTCCAACGTCGTGTGGGTCAACCCCGCCGTGCTCGAGAAGGGCGGCGTCGCCAAGGAGGCCCCGAAGGACATCGACGCCTGGCTTGCCGACATGGAGAAGCTGAAGGCAGCCGGTGTGCAGACACCACTGGCCGTCGGCACCGCTCCGTGGACGCAGCTCCACCTGTTCGAATCGGTCCTCCTCGCCGAGGTCGGCACTGATGGCTACAACAAGCTGTTCACCGACGGCGACTGGAACGCCCCCGAGGTGAAGGCCGCCGTCGAGAAGTACGGCAAACTCCTCACCTACGCCAACACCGGTGGCGCCGACGACTGGCCACAGGCCACCGACATGGTGATCGACGGCAAGGCTGCCTACAACGTCATGGGTGACTGGGCCGTCGCGCAGTTCACGCAGGCCGGCAAGAAGGACGGCACGGACTACCTGTACTGGCCGACACCGGGCACCGACGGCACGTTCCTGTTCCTGGCTGACTCCTTCACCCTCCCGAAGGGGGCGAAGAACCCCGAGGGCGCCAAGGACTGGCTGCGCACCATCGGCTCGGCCGAGGGCCAGAAGGCCTTCAACCTCGCCAAGGGCTCGATCCCGGCGCGCACCGACGTCGCCACCGACGAGTTCCCTGCCTACCAGCAGACTGCGATGAAGTCCTTCAAGGAGGACAAGATCGCCTCGTCCATCGCGCACGGTGCCGCCGCGCAGATGGCCTGGAGCGCCGACATTTCCACGGCTGTCTCCAAGTATTGGACCGACAAGAACGCCGACGCCTTCCACAAGGCGCTCGTTGACGCCGCGGCAAAGAACCGCTGA